A window of Lentimicrobiaceae bacterium contains these coding sequences:
- a CDS encoding carboxypeptidase regulatory-like domain-containing protein, giving the protein MKKNLIIIIALIQLLITGCKKDESTPKEYKYSKYLSKIENNSLKNISKFDSAGIIQFNKATNDLKSLKAGDIIVSGPCTMAPYGFLKKIGSVNVVGNTVTLITSNSTLEEVFDKASIDFSKTLTLSDLAGEPKLLKGAKFIKNKSTTGFYLAIDDVVVYDDDGNTETDDDQIKLNGSIDINPSFQFVMQINNNHLEMLRFLNTTEQIIEIEASCGKDLFDIEKEVALATFNFQPITIFIGWVPVVLCPVLEIDVGGKANVSIEVSTNITQNATLEAGLEYNNGSWTKISNFQKTFQVDPPHVTLTADFKAYAGPQFNLLLYGLAGPYVDASIYGELEADIYSNPWWTLYGGAEIGVGVQVQFLGRQIVDYYYPAVIGYKDVILQASGESEGQISGIIKDAITGNPLNNVKIEAKKNNLYQAETYSNSNGEFNLTVPVYDNYVLNFSLNGYMPVSYHNIAVAVNSTTHLEPVMQIDNNYSGIGNISGTIYNAFTGFTIENITLKVRKNINNQTGEVLQTTTTDYYGNYYFNNLKAGNYTIESSGTGYVTSYFSAISIGGQNTGNQNGTITPQINPDEYRFILTWGEYPSDLDSHLTGPTNESYRFHTYYQNLEFWYNNELYASLDIDDISSFGPETTTIYNLQNGMYRFSVHDYSNRGSTYSLSMSNSNAQVRIYKGSDLVQTFYVPTNTEGTLWTVFEIYNNNIVPINTMTYASDPSGITKQANTDANIIVNLPQK; this is encoded by the coding sequence ATGAAAAAAAATTTAATTATTATAATTGCATTAATCCAATTATTAATTACGGGATGTAAAAAAGATGAAAGTACACCAAAGGAATACAAATATTCAAAATATTTATCAAAAATTGAGAATAATAGTTTAAAAAATATTTCAAAATTTGATTCAGCTGGCATAATTCAATTTAATAAAGCTACAAATGACCTAAAATCACTTAAAGCCGGAGATATTATTGTTAGTGGTCCTTGTACTATGGCACCTTATGGTTTTTTAAAAAAAATAGGATCTGTTAATGTTGTTGGAAATACTGTAACATTGATTACATCCAATTCAACTTTAGAAGAAGTTTTTGATAAAGCATCAATAGATTTTTCCAAGACATTGACTTTATCTGATTTAGCTGGAGAGCCAAAACTATTAAAAGGAGCAAAATTTATAAAAAACAAATCAACAACTGGATTTTATTTAGCAATAGATGATGTAGTGGTTTATGATGATGATGGAAATACAGAAACAGATGATGATCAAATTAAATTAAATGGAAGTATTGACATTAATCCTTCCTTTCAATTTGTAATGCAGATTAATAATAACCATCTTGAAATGTTACGTTTTTTAAACACAACTGAGCAGATAATTGAAATTGAGGCAAGTTGTGGAAAAGATTTATTCGATATTGAAAAAGAAGTAGCATTAGCAACATTTAATTTCCAGCCAATAACAATATTTATAGGATGGGTACCTGTAGTTTTATGTCCTGTACTTGAAATTGATGTCGGCGGTAAAGCAAATGTAAGTATAGAAGTATCAACAAATATAACACAAAATGCCACCTTAGAAGCAGGTTTGGAATATAATAATGGTAGCTGGACTAAAATTAGCAATTTCCAGAAAACGTTTCAAGTTGACCCACCACATGTAACATTAACAGCAGATTTTAAAGCATATGCCGGACCACAATTTAATTTGCTTTTATATGGATTGGCAGGACCCTATGTTGATGCAAGTATATATGGTGAATTAGAAGCAGATATTTACTCAAACCCATGGTGGACATTATACGGAGGTGCAGAAATAGGGGTTGGCGTTCAAGTTCAATTTCTAGGTAGACAGATAGTAGATTATTATTATCCAGCAGTAATTGGATATAAGGATGTCATCTTGCAAGCCTCTGGTGAAAGTGAGGGACAAATTTCAGGTATTATTAAAGATGCAATAACAGGTAATCCGTTAAATAATGTAAAAATAGAAGCTAAAAAAAATAATTTATACCAAGCTGAAACATATTCAAACTCTAATGGTGAATTTAATTTAACAGTCCCAGTCTATGATAATTATGTTTTGAATTTTTCTTTAAATGGGTATATGCCTGTATCTTATCATAATATTGCAGTAGCAGTAAATAGTACAACCCACCTCGAACCAGTAATGCAAATTGATAATAATTACTCAGGTATTGGTAATATTTCAGGAACAATATATAATGCATTTACAGGATTTACAATTGAAAATATTACACTAAAAGTACGAAAGAATATTAATAATCAAACTGGAGAAGTTTTACAAACAACGACAACAGATTATTATGGAAATTATTATTTCAATAATCTTAAGGCAGGTAATTATACAATTGAAAGTTCTGGAACAGGTTATGTAACATCCTACTTTTCTGCAATAAGTATTGGTGGTCAGAATACGGGAAATCAAAACGGAACCATTACCCCTCAAATCAATCCCGACGAATACCGGTTTATATTAACATGGGGTGAATATCCTTCAGATTTGGATTCACATCTAACAGGACCAACTAATGAAAGTTATCGCTTCCATACATATTATCAAAATCTTGAATTTTGGTATAATAATGAATTATATGCCAGTTTAGATATTGATGATATTTCTTCTTTCGGACCTGAAACAACTACTATTTATAATTTGCAAAATGGTATGTACCGTTTTAGTGTACATGATTATTCAAATAGAGGAAGTACTTATAGTTTAAGTATGTCAAATTCTAATGCACAGGTTAGAATATACAAGGGAAGCGATTTAGTTCAAACTTTTTATGTGCCAACAAATACAGAAGGTACATTATGGACAGTATTTGAAATATATAATAATAACATAGTACCCATAAACACTATGACTTATGCAAGCGATCCGTCTGGGATAACAAAACAAGCAAATACAGATGCAAACATTATTGTGAATTTACCACAAAAGTAA
- a CDS encoding PorP/SprF family type IX secretion system membrane protein — translation MKYRNVVLFFIVGMLYQQLNAQDPNFSQFYNCPTYYNPAFTGYNDFFCLGKAWKTEYYNTFRTNYRKFKYDIDDNGFRTANISYDIGIIPKNMRKENSIGVGIITLDTKEGFYNTQSVGISLASGVLFSEDKKLRIGLLVNTIKKSITSLDLTFSSQLDAVMGKVDPYNRYTASTDIGWFKYYDVSFGSVFTYGLCRNSSYGEPVNNWIFGLSAHHIYNNASYTFNNKNERIPKRYIAQINYNKSICTGNKIYKYNRLSLASAFEHQDKFNTLTIGGNYYTYPVLFGFWARNIMVDKSDLSGIIEVGYDLFKPDLHKLLIKCVLDYDFCMSNRRYTYGDSIEFTMIIKYNYLYE, via the coding sequence ATGAAATATAGAAATGTAGTATTATTTTTTATTGTAGGTATGCTTTATCAACAATTGAATGCGCAGGATCCTAACTTTTCGCAGTTTTATAATTGCCCAACCTATTATAACCCGGCATTTACGGGCTACAATGATTTCTTTTGTCTGGGAAAAGCATGGAAAACGGAATATTATAATACTTTTAGGACTAATTACCGGAAATTTAAATACGATATTGATGATAATGGATTCAGAACTGCAAATATTAGTTATGATATCGGCATTATTCCGAAAAATATGAGAAAGGAAAATTCAATAGGGGTTGGTATTATTACTTTAGATACCAAGGAAGGTTTCTATAATACTCAGTCAGTTGGAATATCCCTTGCAAGCGGAGTTCTTTTTTCTGAAGATAAAAAACTGAGGATAGGTTTGTTGGTAAATACCATTAAAAAATCAATAACTTCTTTGGATTTAACTTTTAGCAGCCAATTAGATGCCGTAATGGGAAAGGTGGACCCATATAATAGGTATACCGCTTCAACTGATATTGGGTGGTTTAAATATTACGATGTGTCCTTCGGTTCAGTTTTTACCTATGGGTTATGTCGAAACTCAAGTTATGGAGAGCCGGTAAACAACTGGATTTTCGGATTATCGGCACATCATATTTATAATAATGCTTCATATACTTTTAATAATAAAAATGAAAGAATTCCAAAGAGGTATATCGCCCAGATTAATTACAATAAATCAATTTGTACCGGGAATAAAATATATAAATACAACCGTCTTTCGCTGGCATCGGCTTTTGAGCATCAGGATAAGTTTAATACTTTGACTATAGGTGGAAATTATTATACTTATCCTGTTCTTTTCGGCTTTTGGGCAAGGAACATAATGGTTGATAAATCCGACCTTTCAGGAATTATTGAAGTTGGTTATGATTTATTTAAGCCCGATTTGCATAAATTGCTTATAAAATGTGTATTGGATTATGATTTTTGCATGTCAAACCGGCGTTATACTTATGGCGATTCTATAGAATTTACCATGATTATCAAGTATAATTATCTTTATGAGTAA
- a CDS encoding PKD domain-containing protein: MKKQLLVVSLIFITYPLLAQLSVDFTFTPDNTCSGTNISFTSTVTGGNPAKYVYNWSFSDGYSHIANPKHIFNVFGCGTQNYAVTLIVHDTSHNNPLGDTVQKVVQVKRRPEPQLHENLSSPEFKNCYNDPPPSPANPNFTISVNDITPNNFCITSGSYTIDWGDGSPLATGLVIGFINLQHTYTQLGAFNLVFSALGDNGCMGTTTYIVGNEAYPQGAIDLNGSYSPTCAPETYQFIISGHTDNSPSTTYDFDFGDGSSMVYWTHDSVILYNNLIEHTYINSSCPNPSHYFSVVMSIANTCGNGSSTRTTSIIWSKSIARVDTSGLKGCIGQPINYNNLSYSGFGPGCASNDTYFWDLGNGLTYTGYSPPSQTFNTSGTFDGFLIANNFCGKDTAFFKIEIDPEPVAKATQNTNQGCIPFEVNFTNQSSGGELTFKWTIIPDTGFVFIHSDSTSINPVIRFTSKGIYKVSLKAENNCSDSTIFINIIAKDKPNITYSHSLGPNCTPYNYMPTAIFDSAFGTIDTYSWQFEGGVPSSSSNKIPGNIIYNNPGTFGITITAHNECGIFTLADSIEIINRPVITEFPQNISVCLSQAPVYFRARVNHQLANTGWSCDLSTPCTITDDGYFTPNQAGLFKINFMYGNIQNCTVDSSFYVTVIALPSVNAGLDTGNCIQNTNFHIEGNCQTNQHWWSCNSSDIIFNDTVNGDFTTTVPGNYLFTLHCKDTINYPFCDSQDQLIFQVDPLPVLVHQPDTFCVSINKSFDLLNIYFTNKCYWNFGDGHTDTTYSPNIIANHTYTSTGIYTVIINAFSRYGCNNSDTFNIVVIDAPLQPQFNFSNFNPANHCGDTLEVSIHFDHKMYDNSIEFSWLCQNNTFIPYSKSCFTDTTLYFVQSNYTDTIYTITVNLRNRCGILSYSDNFVIHPLPKAKFKQGYTRLCSPRCIEFSNKSIGLPDYYTWNWGDTTMPVTTNDSIVKHCFYYYGNRDTTYYVKLTALNDCGKDSIIDSILVLPNRTKAILNVDNASGCPPLTVHFNSEASFGAYFYLWKFGDGNNSSTLQNPEFIYTHSGQYNAYLWIASKDTCSVDSTQININVYDVPEFNFTINQDSICKKERLEIENYSNNLYGYTWDFGDNTYSTDFNPTHLYDTTGLFYIKLKGESLLHCSDSLIKKIYVKDSPTAFINPINDDCAPYIVSLIPDTTSLYYLWDFGDGSPHSANPFHVYNKPGVYIITLVSEASSNCTDTAYRQIRVLPTPKSSFMFDFQSAQTDVTKLPAYLQTYNQSGEATDYVWYLDNDSISTEINPQVEITTLGSHIITLRSFNEYGCSDDTLISYDLFFYKLYLPNALWFSSDIPEDRVFTPKGIGLTKYHIKIYDKWDNLMWESDKIENFEPAESWDGTFKNQRVMEGTYYWIITELEFVNGAPKPNNSYKNTGIINVIY, from the coding sequence ATGAAAAAACAACTGTTAGTGGTCAGCTTAATATTTATTACATATCCCCTTTTAGCACAATTATCGGTAGATTTTACATTTACTCCCGATAATACCTGTTCGGGTACAAACATAAGTTTTACTTCAACAGTAACAGGAGGCAATCCTGCAAAATATGTTTACAACTGGAGTTTCAGCGATGGATATTCGCATATTGCAAACCCTAAGCATATATTTAATGTCTTCGGTTGTGGCACCCAAAACTATGCAGTTACATTAATTGTGCACGATACTTCCCATAACAACCCTCTTGGGGATACAGTACAAAAAGTTGTTCAGGTTAAAAGACGCCCCGAACCACAATTACACGAAAATTTGAGCTCTCCGGAGTTTAAAAATTGCTATAATGATCCCCCTCCATCACCTGCAAATCCAAATTTTACAATCTCCGTAAACGATATAACCCCAAATAATTTCTGTATTACATCGGGAAGCTACACTATTGACTGGGGAGATGGCTCTCCTCTTGCCACGGGGCTTGTAATTGGATTTATTAATTTACAGCATACTTATACCCAGCTTGGCGCTTTTAACCTAGTATTTTCTGCTTTGGGAGATAATGGATGCATGGGAACGACAACATATATAGTAGGCAACGAAGCCTATCCCCAAGGTGCGATTGACCTTAATGGGAGTTATTCACCAACATGTGCACCCGAGACATACCAGTTTATCATTAGCGGACATACAGATAATTCGCCATCTACAACTTATGATTTTGATTTCGGCGATGGATCAAGCATGGTTTACTGGACTCACGATAGTGTTATATTGTACAACAACTTAATCGAACATACTTATATAAATTCATCCTGTCCTAATCCAAGTCATTACTTTTCGGTTGTGATGTCAATTGCTAATACATGTGGCAACGGAAGCTCAACACGAACGACAAGTATTATTTGGTCGAAATCCATTGCCAGAGTTGATACCTCAGGACTAAAAGGATGTATCGGTCAGCCAATTAATTATAATAATTTATCATATTCGGGTTTTGGACCAGGGTGTGCATCCAATGATACATATTTCTGGGATCTTGGTAATGGTTTGACTTATACAGGTTACAGCCCTCCATCACAAACGTTCAACACATCAGGAACATTCGATGGATTTTTGATAGCCAATAATTTTTGTGGAAAAGATACTGCTTTTTTTAAAATAGAAATAGACCCCGAACCAGTTGCAAAAGCCACTCAAAATACTAATCAGGGCTGCATTCCTTTTGAAGTAAACTTCACAAATCAATCGAGCGGAGGAGAGTTAACTTTTAAATGGACTATAATCCCCGATACAGGTTTTGTATTTATACATTCAGATTCAACATCTATAAATCCTGTAATCAGGTTTACTTCAAAAGGAATTTATAAAGTATCATTGAAAGCTGAAAATAACTGTTCCGACAGTACAATATTTATAAATATTATTGCTAAAGACAAACCCAATATTACCTATTCTCATTCACTAGGTCCAAATTGTACACCATATAATTATATGCCAACAGCAATTTTCGATTCTGCCTTTGGTACCATAGATACTTATTCATGGCAGTTTGAAGGAGGAGTGCCTTCATCTTCTTCAAATAAAATACCCGGAAATATTATATACAACAATCCAGGTACATTTGGAATTACTATTACTGCTCATAATGAATGTGGGATATTTACACTTGCTGACTCTATTGAAATTATTAACCGACCAGTAATAACCGAGTTTCCACAAAATATATCTGTTTGTTTATCGCAAGCTCCAGTTTATTTTAGGGCGAGAGTAAACCATCAACTTGCAAACACCGGATGGAGTTGCGATTTATCCACTCCGTGTACCATTACTGATGATGGATATTTTACTCCAAACCAAGCCGGATTGTTCAAAATTAATTTTATGTATGGGAATATCCAGAATTGTACCGTTGACAGTAGTTTTTATGTAACAGTAATTGCTCTGCCTTCTGTCAATGCAGGATTGGATACCGGAAATTGTATTCAGAATACAAATTTTCATATTGAAGGAAACTGCCAAACAAATCAGCATTGGTGGTCGTGCAACAGTTCCGATATAATTTTTAATGATACTGTTAATGGCGATTTTACTACAACCGTACCTGGCAATTATTTATTTACATTACATTGCAAGGATACAATAAACTATCCCTTTTGCGATAGTCAGGATCAGTTAATCTTCCAGGTTGATCCACTACCTGTTTTGGTTCATCAGCCTGATACATTTTGCGTAAGTATAAATAAAAGCTTCGATTTGTTAAACATTTATTTTACAAATAAATGTTATTGGAATTTTGGCGATGGACACACTGATACAACCTATTCGCCTAATATCATCGCCAACCATACATATACTTCTACTGGAATTTATACTGTGATCATTAATGCATTTTCACGTTATGGTTGCAATAATAGCGACACATTTAATATTGTAGTTATTGATGCACCTCTACAGCCCCAATTTAACTTCTCGAATTTTAATCCGGCTAACCATTGTGGCGATACATTAGAAGTAAGCATACATTTCGATCATAAAATGTATGACAACAGCATAGAATTTTCGTGGCTATGCCAAAATAATACCTTTATACCCTATTCCAAAAGCTGTTTTACAGATACAACTTTGTATTTCGTTCAAAGTAATTATACAGATACTATTTACACTATAACTGTAAACCTTCGAAACCGATGTGGCATTTTGAGTTATTCCGATAATTTCGTTATACACCCTTTACCAAAAGCAAAATTTAAGCAGGGTTACACTCGGCTTTGCTCTCCGCGCTGTATAGAATTTTCGAATAAATCAATAGGACTACCCGATTATTATACATGGAATTGGGGAGATACAACAATGCCTGTAACAACGAATGATTCTATTGTAAAACACTGTTTTTACTATTATGGAAATCGCGATACAACTTATTATGTAAAATTAACCGCATTGAATGATTGTGGAAAGGATAGCATAATTGATTCTATCCTCGTATTGCCAAACAGAACAAAAGCTATACTTAATGTTGATAATGCTTCAGGATGTCCGCCACTTACAGTACATTTTAATTCTGAGGCTTCATTCGGAGCATATTTTTACTTATGGAAATTTGGCGACGGAAATAACAGTTCAACCTTACAAAATCCGGAATTTATTTATACTCATTCAGGACAATACAATGCATATCTATGGATTGCCTCAAAAGACACCTGCAGTGTTGATTCTACTCAAATAAATATCAATGTCTATGATGTTCCAGAGTTTAATTTTACCATAAACCAGGATAGTATCTGCAAAAAGGAAAGACTTGAAATCGAAAACTATTCAAATAATCTCTATGGATATACATGGGACTTTGGCGATAACACTTATTCTACCGATTTCAACCCCACTCATTTATATGATACTACAGGATTATTTTACATCAAACTGAAAGGAGAATCATTATTGCATTGCTCTGACTCTCTTATTAAAAAGATTTATGTAAAAGATTCTCCTACGGCTTTCATTAACCCTATAAATGATGATTGTGCTCCATATATTGTAAGTTTAATTCCCGATACAACTTCCTTATACTATTTATGGGATTTTGGGGACGGAAGTCCTCATAGCGCAAACCCTTTTCACGTTTATAATAAACCTGGAGTTTATATTATAACTCTTGTTTCTGAAGCAAGCAGTAATTGCACCGACACGGCTTACCGACAGATAAGGGTGCTACCTACGCCAAAAAGCAGTTTTATGTTCGATTTTCAGTCTGCCCAAACCGATGTAACGAAATTACCTGCTTACCTGCAAACATATAATCAATCGGGTGAAGCTACCGATTATGTGTGGTATCTTGATAATGATTCAATATCAACAGAGATAAATCCCCAAGTTGAAATAACAACTCTGGGTTCGCATATTATTACCCTAAGAAGTTTTAATGAATATGGCTGTTCGGATGATACCTTAATCAGTTATGATTTATTTTTTTATAAGTTATATCTTCCTAACGCTTTGTGGTTTTCGAGTGATATACCAGAAGACAGAGTATTTACCCCTAAAGGAATAGGCTTAACAAAATATCATATTAAAATTTATGATAAATGGGATAACTTAATGTGGGAATCGGATAAAATAGAAAATTTTGAACCGGCAGAAAGCTGGGATGGAACTTTTAAAAATCAAAGAGTAATGGAAGGAACCTATTACTGGATAATTACTGAACTGGAATTTGTTAATGGTGCTCCGAAACCAAACAATAGCTATAAAAATACCGGCATCATAAATGTAATTTATTAG
- a CDS encoding T9SS type A sorting domain-containing protein, which translates to MKKFHSLIIAILLLSEVSFSQTVSFNHIPAWESTEYLTGKISNTTISDQRILVYLYFDGWWWVKPYGSSPLTIILPDSSWYCNVTTGGCDAYADRFTAFIVPDSYTIPGISFQNKLPDELYQFPNCNTIRKQGKRKIEFSGLQWTVKNNSAGCAIGPGPNLFSADTSDIFIDEEQHLHLKIAHHPDDGLWYCSEVIADTSLGYGKYRFSINNRLDTLDKNAVLGLFTWDDYANNNYYAEIDLEASRWGNEADSNFQYVIQPWDVTGNRYRLNVGSAENSIHEFIWTNDTVFFNSYDGENNLFNTWKYYGEYMPVPNRENTRINLWLYLNPPANNNDIEIEIKSFIFQNLIDAPTGINASDGEDTTAVNIYWNETLPGYYYMVYRNTENNPETSTKSFNEWIINTEYSDTTALPGIEYYYWVRASDNNTGSNTTGYSSGYSNYDIGWRKSTVGIIENSKILKIFPNPAKNEINIVLPNFIKWPCHFYIYDLNGNLLYKNHHIENNTNITLPQLADGEYIILFEIDNLMKETVKLQILRK; encoded by the coding sequence ATGAAAAAATTTCATTCATTAATTATTGCAATTTTATTGTTATCAGAAGTTTCATTTTCGCAAACTGTTTCATTTAATCATATTCCTGCATGGGAAAGCACTGAATATCTCACTGGGAAAATTTCCAATACAACTATAAGCGATCAAAGAATACTTGTTTATTTATATTTTGATGGTTGGTGGTGGGTAAAACCTTATGGTTCTTCGCCACTCACTATAATATTACCCGACAGTTCATGGTATTGTAATGTTACAACAGGTGGATGTGATGCTTATGCAGACAGATTTACAGCATTTATTGTACCTGACAGTTATACGATTCCAGGGATTTCATTTCAGAATAAATTACCCGATGAGCTATACCAGTTTCCTAACTGTAATACAATTCGTAAACAAGGAAAAAGAAAAATAGAATTTTCAGGTTTACAATGGACAGTTAAAAATAATTCGGCAGGATGTGCCATAGGACCAGGTCCAAATTTGTTTTCTGCTGACACATCTGATATTTTTATAGATGAAGAACAACATTTACATTTAAAAATTGCACATCATCCTGATGATGGATTATGGTATTGCTCTGAAGTAATTGCCGACACTTCATTAGGTTACGGGAAATATAGATTTTCAATAAATAATCGCCTGGACACATTGGATAAGAATGCGGTATTGGGATTATTTACCTGGGATGACTATGCAAACAATAATTATTACGCCGAAATTGATTTAGAGGCATCACGCTGGGGAAATGAAGCAGATTCAAATTTTCAATATGTAATACAGCCTTGGGATGTTACCGGCAATCGTTACCGCTTAAATGTTGGCTCGGCAGAAAATTCTATACATGAATTTATATGGACTAATGACACTGTATTTTTCAATAGCTATGATGGTGAAAATAACTTATTCAATACATGGAAATATTACGGAGAGTATATGCCTGTTCCAAACAGGGAAAATACGAGAATAAATCTTTGGCTTTATTTAAACCCTCCCGCAAATAATAATGACATTGAAATTGAGATTAAAAGTTTTATTTTTCAAAACCTTATAGATGCTCCTACCGGTATAAATGCTTCAGATGGAGAAGATACTACAGCAGTTAATATTTATTGGAATGAAACACTGCCTGGGTATTATTATATGGTATATAGAAACACAGAAAACAATCCTGAAACTTCAACTAAATCGTTTAACGAATGGATAATAAACACAGAATATTCTGACACTACAGCATTACCAGGTATAGAATATTACTATTGGGTAAGAGCTTCCGATAACAATACTGGTTCAAACACCACGGGATATAGCTCAGGATATAGTAATTATGATATTGGTTGGAGAAAATCAACTGTCGGAATTATTGAAAACAGCAAAATATTAAAGATATTTCCAAATCCTGCAAAAAATGAAATAAATATTGTTTTGCCAAATTTTATTAAATGGCCATGCCATTTTTATATCTACGATTTGAATGGAAATTTACTTTATAAAAATCATCATATTGAAAACAATACCAACATCACGTTACCACAATTGGCTGATGGTGAATATATAATCTTATTTGAGATTGATAATCTGATGAAGGAAACAGTTAAACTTCAAATATTAAGAAAATAA
- a CDS encoding LytTR family DNA-binding domain-containing protein: MIKTIIIEDEIPAQEILRNYLEEYCPDVEIVNIAGSVKKALVAISIHQPQLLFLDIELPDGTGFDVLRQINHFNYKVIFMTAFQQYAVEAFHFYAVHYLMKPLSVQELIEAMNRVRKEFANSILQTNIHELLKHQENQLNNFNKLMISTGSEYKVIDFQNIVYCKAEEYCTLFIFIEGKSITSSKHLKYYEKILMKNCFLRVHHSFLVNLKFVTGLSKDGNIHLNDKNTIPLGDTYRKSFMEAFGRCRK, from the coding sequence ATGATAAAGACTATAATCATTGAAGATGAGATTCCCGCACAGGAAATTTTGAGAAATTACCTGGAAGAATATTGCCCCGATGTGGAAATAGTAAACATAGCAGGCAGTGTTAAAAAAGCATTGGTTGCCATTTCTATACATCAGCCACAACTTTTATTTTTAGACATTGAATTACCCGATGGAACAGGATTCGACGTTTTAAGGCAAATCAACCATTTTAATTACAAAGTTATTTTTATGACTGCATTTCAACAATATGCTGTTGAAGCCTTCCATTTCTATGCAGTTCATTATTTAATGAAGCCATTATCGGTACAAGAGTTAATAGAAGCAATGAACAGGGTAAGAAAAGAATTTGCAAATTCAATTTTGCAAACCAACATACATGAACTTCTGAAACACCAGGAAAATCAATTAAATAATTTCAACAAACTGATGATTTCCACTGGCAGTGAATATAAGGTTATTGACTTTCAAAATATTGTATATTGCAAAGCAGAAGAATATTGTACTTTATTTATTTTCATTGAAGGTAAAAGTATTACCAGTTCAAAGCATTTGAAATATTATGAGAAAATTTTAATGAAAAATTGCTTCTTACGTGTACATCATTCATTTCTTGTCAATCTGAAATTCGTTACAGGGTTATCAAAAGACGGGAATATCCATCTTAATGATAAAAATACCATCCCTTTAGGTGATACATACAGAAAATCATTTATGGAAGCATTCGGAAGGTGCAGAAAATAA